Proteins co-encoded in one Medicago truncatula cultivar Jemalong A17 chromosome 8, MtrunA17r5.0-ANR, whole genome shotgun sequence genomic window:
- the LOC11405205 gene encoding uncharacterized protein, which translates to MEGGGSSNGRKGYAWAVSAGLNAALAAIFAKFTFHILIKYGFVVFFNVTMWCCYVNSLKALSSLQATVTNFATNFISSGLAGFFFFHEHLSFQWFAGASLIIVGVIILSNSSIEKKVSAD; encoded by the exons ATGGAGGGAGGAGGATCGTCAAATGGAAGGAAAGGGTATGCGTGGGCAGTATCTGCTGGATTGAACGCCGCTCTTGCAGCCATCTTCGCTAAGTTCACCTTTCACATCTTGATTAAGTACGGGTTCGTGGTATTCTTCAATGTAACCATGTGGTGTTGTTATGTCAACAGTCTCAAAgctctctcttctcttcaaGCTACTGTCACCAATTTCGCTACCAATTTTATCTCTTCTGGTTTAGCcggtttcttcttctttcatgaACATCTCTCTTTCCAG TGGTTTGCAGGTGCCTCACTCATAATAGTTGGTGTAATAATACTTAGCAACTCAAGTATTGAGAAGAAGGTTAGCGCTGATTAG
- the LOC11405207 gene encoding glucan endo-1,3-beta-glucosidase 4: protein MKLKKWLASVLLLTAAMLTTTLGAFVGVNIGTDVSDMPSASNVVAILKANQITHVRLYDANAHLLQALSKTNIDVMVGVTNEEVLRIGESPSAAAAWINKNVVAYVPSTNITAIAVGSEVLSTIPNVAPVLVPAMNSLHKALVAANLNFRVKVSTPQSMDIIPKPFPPSTATFNSSWNSTIYQVLQFLRNTNSSFMLNAYPYYGYTKGDGIFPLEYALFRPLPSVKQIVDPNTLYHYNSMFDAMVDATYYSIDALNFKDIPVVVTETGWPSFGGANEPDATAENAETYNNNMIQRVLNDSGPPSQPNIPINTYIYELFNEDKRNGPVSEKNWGIVYTNGSAVYPLSYGGASGQITGSGNSTGIFCVAKDGADTDKLQNGLSWACGQGGANCAPIQQGQRCYLPNNVKSHASYAYNDYYQKNQGVGGTCDFDGTAEITSKDPSYGSCRFPGSSGAGGVSLPPTALGPSSSPFGASMNLQVSTLQYMISAIGVFFALMIL, encoded by the exons ATGAAGCTTAAAAAATGGCTTGCAAGTGTTTTGTTGCTCACTGCTGCTATGCTAACCACTACATTGG GTGCTTTTGTGGGGGTAAACATTGGCACCGATGTCTCTGATATGCCATCTGCTTCAAACGTGGTTGCTATTCTAAAAGCCAATCAAATTACTCACGTGCGTCTTTATGACGCCAATGCTCACTTACTACAAGCCCTTTCGAAAACCAATATTGACGTAATGGTTGGTGTCACCAATGAGGAGGTATTGAGAATTGGAGAGTCTCCATCAGCAGCCGCAGCTTGGATCAATAAAAATGTAGTTGCCTATGTACCATCCACCAATATCACGGCAATAGCTGTTGGCAGTGAGGTTCTTTCCACAATCCCAAATGTTGCTCCCGTTCTCGTTCCTGCCATGAATTCTCTTCACAAAGCTCTGGTTGCTGCAAACCTTAACTTCCGTGTCAAGGTTTCAACTCCCCAATCTATGGATATTATCCCTAAGCCTTTTCCACCTTCTACTGCCACCTTTAACTCTTCGTGGAACTCTACAATCTACCAAGTCCTCCAGTTTTTGAGAAACACGAATTCCTCCTTCATGTTAAATGCCTATCCTTACTATGGATACACTAAAGGAGACGGCATTTTCCCTCTTGAATATGCTCTTTTCCGACCCCTTCCTTCAGTGAAACAAATTGTTGATCCGAACACACTATATCACTATAATAGTATGTTTGATGCAATGGTGGATGCTACCTATTACTCTATAGATGCCTTAAATTTCAAAGATATACCCGTTGTTGTCACAGAAACTGGCTGGCCATCTTTTGGTGGAGCAAATGAACCCGATGCTACTGCAGAAAATGCTGAGACCTACAATAATAATATGATTCAGCGGGTCCTGAATGATTCCGGTCCTCCTAGTCAGCCAAATATACCCATTAATACCTATATATATGAACTGTTTAATGAAGACAAGAGGAATGGGCCTGTATCGGAAAAAAACTGGGGCATCGTCTATACTAATGGAAGTGCCGTTTATCCTTTAAGTTATGGTGGTGCTTCTGGCCAGATCACCGGAAGTGGAAACTCTACGGGAATATTTTGTGTTGCTAAAGATGGAGCAGACACTGATAAGCTGCAAAATGGCCTGAGCTGGGCTTGTGGTCAAGGCGGAGCAAACTGTGCTCCTATTCAACAAGGACAGCGATGCTATCTCCCCAATAATGTGAAAAGCCATGCCTCATATGCTTATAATGATTATTATCAGAAAAATCAAGGTGTTGGTGGAACTTGCGACTTTGATGGTACTGCCGAAATCACTTCCAAGGATCCAA GTTATGGATCCTGTAGATTCCCGGGAAG CTCTGGCGCTGGAGGAGTGAGTTTACCTCCCACGGCACTTGGACCTTCTTCAAGTCCCTTTGGAGCAAGTATGAACCTGCAAGTGTCTACCCTTCAGTATATGATTTCTGCTATTGGTGTATTTTTTGCTCTGATGATTCTTTGA